From a region of the Globicephala melas chromosome 19, mGloMel1.2, whole genome shotgun sequence genome:
- the CIAO2B gene encoding cytosolic iron-sulfur assembly component 2B, protein MVGGGGMGGGLLENANPLIYERSGERPVTAGEEDEQVPDSIDAREIFDLIRSINDPEHPLTLEELNVVEQVRVQVSDPESTVAVAFTPTIPHCSMATLIGLSIKVKLLRSLPQRFKLDVHITPGTHASEHAVNKQLADKERVAAALENTHLLEVVNQCLSARS, encoded by the exons ATGGTGGGCGGCGGCGGGATGGGGGGCGGCCTCCTCGAGAACGCGAACCCCCTCATCTACGAGCGCTCTGGGGAGCGGCCAGTGACCGCGGGCGAGGAGGACGAGCAGGTTCCAGACAGCATCGACGCGCGCGAGATCTTCGAT CTGATTCGCTCCATCAATGACCCGGAGCATCCACTGACGCTGGAAGAATTGAACGTAGTAGAGCAAGTCCGGGTTCAG GTGAGCGACCCCGAAAGCACAGTGGCCGTGGCCTTCACACCCACCATTCCGCACTGCAGTATGGCCACACTTATTGGCCTGTCCATCAAAGTCAAGCTTCTGCGATCCCTTCCCCAGCGTTTCAAG CTGGACGTGCACATTACACCAGGGACCCATGCCTCGGAGCATGCAG TGAACAAGCAGCTTGCGGATAAAGAGCGGGTGGCAGCCGCCCTAGAGAACACCCACCTGCTGGAGGTTGTGAACCAGTGCCTATCAGCCCGCTCCTGA